In Hippea jasoniae, a genomic segment contains:
- the nfo gene encoding deoxyribonuclease IV yields MKYFGAHVSAQGGVSNAPVNAHKINATAFALFLKNQRRWQAKPLTPHQINAFKENIKRFNFNSRYILPHASYLINLCSPNEEKLKKSRLAFIDELKRAQFLGLKYLNVHPGAHLNQISEKECIDKMAESINLALKSVENVIVVLENTAGEGSVYGYRFKQLRNILEKIEDNSRIGVCIDTCHLFAAGYNISTFEGFNKTFEEFSEIIGFKYLKGMHLNDSKVELGKRVDRHESLGKGKIGLEAFKLIARDNRFDEIPLILETPNPSIWKDEIALLNKFYSASD; encoded by the coding sequence GTGAAGTATTTTGGAGCCCATGTAAGCGCACAAGGGGGTGTATCAAACGCCCCCGTAAACGCCCATAAAATCAATGCTACAGCGTTTGCTCTTTTTTTAAAAAATCAAAGAAGATGGCAGGCAAAACCCTTAACACCTCACCAGATAAACGCATTTAAAGAAAACATAAAAAGATTCAACTTTAATAGCCGCTATATCCTGCCTCATGCCAGCTATCTTATAAACCTATGCTCACCAAATGAAGAAAAACTCAAAAAATCCAGACTTGCCTTTATAGATGAGCTAAAAAGGGCTCAATTTCTGGGTCTTAAATATCTAAATGTGCATCCAGGAGCTCATCTAAATCAAATCTCAGAAAAAGAATGTATTGATAAAATGGCTGAGTCGATAAATTTAGCATTAAAAAGCGTGGAAAATGTTATCGTCGTTTTAGAAAATACAGCAGGTGAGGGCAGTGTTTACGGCTATAGATTCAAGCAGCTTAGAAATATTCTTGAAAAAATAGAAGATAATTCTCGTATAGGCGTCTGTATCGACACATGCCACCTTTTTGCAGCAGGCTATAATATTTCAACTTTTGAAGGATTTAATAAAACATTTGAGGAGTTTTCAGAGATAATCGGTTTTAAATATCTAAAGGGCATGCACTTAAACGACTCAAAAGTTGAGTTGGGCAAAAGGGTTGATAGGCACGAAAGCCTTGGAAAAGGTAAAATAGGGCTTGAGGCGTTTAAGTTGATAGCAAGGGATAACCGATTTGACGAAATTCCTTTAATTCTTGAAACCCCAAACCCATCAATCTGGAAAGATGAAATAGCACTTCTTAATAAATTTTACTCCGCCTCAGACTGA